GCAAGGTTGTTTACatggagcgggggaggggggatctGAGCCTGGTAGTGAGGCCCGGCGGACTGGAAGACCCAAGTCTGACTGAGCCAAACACAGCAGCCCAAACTACCCCTACTCCAGCCCACCCCCGCTGCACGCCCAAAcacctttcccctcttcttcacACACTGTTCACAAACATTAGCATACGTATGCCAGGCGTTTCCACACGCTTCCACACAAACTCACAAGTGTCTTTACACCTACCCGCCATCACACGCATTTACACACGCCATATGTACATGTATCGGTTAGTTTGTCACCCTTCATGACCATATTCCCACAGTCCATCTGCAAGAGCGCATTCGCTCGAGGCACACGTGAGACATATAAACAGATCATTAGTGTACTTCGGCACTGTTAAAATATTAAGACCCTCGTGAGCCCAAGGGTCCTATCTGTTCCTCTCGCACAAAGTACTGATGGACTGAGGAGTCCTTAGCCCTGGCCGCACACTTTACACACTTGATCACACACAGCGTCGCACTTTATTCCCGGCATCTAAGCGATGACACAATCTCTTGAACAAAGACAACATTGACaaacccaacaaaaacaaacagccgCGTCTGTGTGGGGAGGGGCAGTCAAGCGCAGAGTCTGGGCATGGAGGGGGGGGCAATCTCGAGAGAGTGTGAGAAGGCTAGTACGCGGGCCTTGGTGTGAATCTCGGGAAAGGTGTGGGTATAGCCCCCACCTCGCACCTTGGCAAGATTGGCGCCCCGCGCTGCAGAACCGGGTCCAGAAGCCGCTGATTCCCAGACCCACAAGAGTGAGTTCCCTTTTCCAGTTCGTGTCTGCGCCGCGCCCTGTCCCACAAAGCCTACAGAGCCTCACACAGACGTgtgcccccccccagccccccGTAAGCGAACACGCAGCTAAGGGGAGAACCGTGCAGAGCCCGGAGCGCGCTCAGTCCCAGGGGCagggagcccccccccccgccggtCGTTTTCCCATCCTCCACCTCCCTAGCCACCGAGCCCTGGGGCAGCGCGCgccgggcggggcgggggcggggcgggtgTCGGGCGGCGCCGGCCCAAAAGGCGGAGTCGAGCAGAGAAGAGGCCAGATTTGTGATCGCCGTGACTACTGTACCGTGGAGAAGCAAGTGGGAACCTTACTCTGCAGAGCTCTCGTCCCGGCCTGGCCCGGCCCGGCCCCACGCTATGGAGTTCCTTTGGGCCCCTCTCTTGGGTCTGTGCTGCAGTCTGGCCGCTGCTGACCGTCACATCGTCTTCTGGAACAGTTCAAATCCCAAGTAAGCCCCGAGACTCCCTCTGGTAGCCTGGGCGCCTGGTTGGCAGTGCCTTTCCTTAGCCACCCTCTGGCCTGAGCCTAGGAAGGGTGGCCAGGAGTGGGAAGGATTCTGCAGCGTCCCTACTCCGTCTTCACCTTACCTTAGTAACTGGCAACACCCGACCGTGGCTCATGCAGACTTGCACAGGCGCTATTTCTGCCCTTCTCTTCCTGCCCTCTGGCATCCCATCACTCCTAAAGTAAGGATCTCACGCCGAGCGTCCTTGCCTTGAAAATGTAGCCTTGGCCCTGGCCTCCAGGGCTCTTTAAGTCCCCCCACGAAACGTCTGTGCCCTGTCTTTTTGTGGGCCGCTTGAGCATTTGTGAACTGACAGGCAGCTATTGACACCGAGAGTAAACACAACGCTCGGCATAGCCCTGGAAGACTCTTGGTAGGAGTCTAGGTTCGGGCATTAGGTATTCATTCTGTATTTAAGATGACCCTGGAGAGTACCCCCAAGGATTTTGGGGTGGCATAATTTAGGCACATGCTGTGCATGGACAAACCGAGGGAGTGGCCAAGGTGGCCACACTAAGAAACTCATGAGAGGAGTTGTCTCTGGAAAGCTTGGGGAGGAGCAGGGGGGTTTCACGCGGCCAAAGCGGGCTGTAACCGGAAGGAGGTAATTTCTCCTGGGCAGGTTTAGGGCTGTGAAGCAAACGGTTTGGGGAGGAAGACCCTGTCAAACCCTTTGTTCTTGCCCTTGAGTTTCCTCAAGTTGTGAGAACAGTATTTGGGGAAAACCAAGAGGGGGTTAGGGTGAGACAAGGAGAAAAAAGCCTCGACCCTGACTGGGGGGGGGCACAAAATACCACTAAACCACCCCATTCCCCTGAGACAGACGCTGTGCTGGTCTCCTGGCATTGTGGCATTGCATTGCGGGTCTGCTGGCAGCACAGAGCCAGCTGCCAACCCTAAGGAAAGTGTCTTCCTGGCCCTGGGGTACTGCAGCAGCCCAGTCCCCCTGACCCAGTCCTGTTCTAGGAGTGGGAAAGAGCAAAGTCCCTGTTTATGCCCATGCCAGGTGTtggctgaaggaggaggaggggacaggaagcCGGGAGTAGGGAGGGGGGGATCTCTGGCCTTTTCCGTTCCCAAGCTCCCAGGTTTCCTCTCTTTCAGGAAGGAGCCTCTTCCTTGCCCCCCTCCCTGTCTTCTCCACCTCGAATGTAGCCCCCCTTTCCAGATGGAGACCAAGTGTCCCAAGCAGGCTAAGAGGAGAAGATGGTGCCCCACTAAGTACAGCATCGGCCCTGTCCCCctggacacacacataccctgACTTAgttacagcaacaggaaagcTGGTCTAGCGTGGAGGTCATGGGCAGTCTAGCCAGGGCCAGCTTGGGGGAAGAGATGAGGCGGCCGTGAGCAGGACGGATGTAGGGTTGGCATGGGTGACTCAGGGCAGTGGGCATTAGCCCTGGGATCCCCAAGCTCCAGGCAGAGGCCTGGAGACACAGGCACCCTGGCTATCCCAGCTCCTCTGCCAGCGGTACCGAGCTGCCCTGGAGTCCtggggtcctgggtcctggggtCTGCCCTCATTTGACAAGGTAAATGTTCACAGGCGTTCAAGAGCGCCTGGGCGGGTAGCAGAGGTGGATGAGGCATGAGTCAGTGCCCATCACGGGAATGGGGGAAAGACGCCAGGCCCAGAGCTGAAATACCTGTTCTGAAATGGCTTCTATGTTTATCTCTCCAGAGAGGAATTTTAAAagccctccctctgcttctctcttttccccggggtgggggaggggcctgccAAGCCTAGTTCCAGAGGCTGCAAGCTGTTGCAAGGCCAGGCCTCTAAAGGGTCATGATGACTGGGTAGTGGGTGGCCACCATGGAACCCCACCATCACTATGGGCACCACCCATGCCAAGGACTTGGTTTTAAAGCAAATTGGCAGCCAGCTCTGCTGAGCCTCCCACTGGCAGTGCTTGAGAGAATTCAGAGTGCTGACTGGCTTTCAaagcagggggggggggaagcactTTCCCACTGCTAAGACCCTACCCAGGCTGGAGCCAGGTGTCTGAAGCTAAGTGGGAGGAGCTGGTGGGCAGTCAGGCTGGAGCCTGCCAGGCTTTGGGGGGAAccaactgggggaggggagctggctCCACCTGGGGAGACGGAAAGGCAAGGCAGTCTCCGGTCTCAGAACTGCAGCATCTCATCAGGGAAAGGTGAGACTGAGGCTCTTGGACCTAAAAAGACAGGGATGTTTGGGGTGCTCTGAGGGAATGGGACAAGGAGATCAGGGATGTTTGGGGGTGCTCTGAGGGAATGGGACAGGAGATCAGGGCGTAAATTTGAGTAACAAGAAAGGGAGATTTGAATCACCTGATAAGAATGGTTTTACTATCTGTGAGTCTGGGTTTGGACCAGAGATTGGGTGCTGCAGGGTAGTTGAAATCTGAGACTCTGTGACCGACCGGGACAGGATGAGATAAGCCAAGCCAGGGGTGTGATGAGGAGCTCAGCAACAGCAGAGAGAGACCCAGCTTGGCTCCTGAATCCAGAACAGCCCAGACTGAAGTTTCCTGGCATTTAAAGAATCACCTGGGGAAACAGAACCTATCCTTGGGCAAATACCTGGGTGTTCTAGAAAGTACTTCGGTACCTAAGAGATACTTAGTGGATGTTATTTGGAGAAGGAGTAGGAGATGCTGGTAGCGAGGGAACGGTTGAAGGTGgtagagaaagatgaaagagatCAAGATCAGAAAATCTGGGAGTTAAGATTTGgggggaagccgggcggtggtggcacacgcctttaatcccagcactcgggaggcagaggcaggcggatctctgtgagttcgagaccagcctggtctacaagagctagttccaggacaggctccaaaaccacagagaaaccctgtcttaaaaaaaaaaaaaccacaaaaaaaaaaaagattttggggGAAATTCTTTGGTACTCCAGTGTGAACTGTAAGGGATGATGTGTGGCCAATTGGAAGCTTCGTTCTCCGGCCTGACTTCTGAGTGAACTGCTTCCCTCTGCTCTGCACCGGCCCAGGTTCCGGGAGGAGGACTACACCGTCCACGTGCGACTAAACGACTACCTCGACATCATCTGCCCGCATTACGAGGACGACTCTGTGGCGGAGGCTGCCATGGAGCGGTATACACTGTACATGGTGGAGCAGCCCGAGTACGCAGCGTGCCAGCCCCAGTCCAAGGACCAGGTCCGTTGGAAGTGCAACCAGCCCAGTGCCAAGCATGGCCCGGAGAAGCTCTCTGAGAAATTCCAGCGCTTCACACCTTTTACCTTGGGCAAGGAGTTCAAGGAAGGGCACAGCTACTACTACATCTGTGAGTACACAAGGGACAGGTCACAGAGCCCTCGTGGCCGGCAGCACGTGCCTGGGTCAAGTAGCAAGACCCCGCCTCCCTTCCAGATCCAAACTCAGTTTTCTCTCATTCACATCGCAGATGTGGAACAAGCTTCAGGTGTGTGCTAGGCACTCAGATTGGCACATGGGcacaaaaataactaaaatattcCTAGCCCCTGCCCTCAAGGAAGCTGGGAAGAAACCCACATAAATCTTCAGGCCAGTAGAAGAGTATGGTGTGACTGACGTGAACAAGGGGCACTTGGGGAAATGACCTGTGTGCCTGCCAAGGTCAAAGACAGCAAAGACTGTGTGGAATGACAAGTGCAAGGGCGCATGCGCCAAGGGAGAGTGACCTCTTCTAGAGCTCCCGGAATGAGAGGAGGGCGCATGCGCCATGGGAGGGCAAACACTTCTAGAGCTCCCGGAATGACAGGCGTACGAGGGCGCATGCGCCAAGAGAGAGTGACCACTTGTAGAGCTCCCTGAATGAGAGGCATGAGAGGAGGGCGCATGCGCCATAGGAGGGCGACCACTTCTAGAGCTCCCGGAATAAGAGGCGTACGAGAAATAAAGTGATGGGCTTGAAAAGTGGATAGGACAGATTCTTGGAACCGAAATACTATTAGGCGTTTATACTTCGTCCTGAGGGTGGCAGAACTCATTGGTGAGTCCTGAGAGTTACAAGGTCCGGGGCTCTGTGAAGGCTAGATCCAGGACTTGTTCTCTGCTTGGGTCTAGGCTAGCACAGTAGAAAATGGCCGGAGGAAAGGGAAATTACACTAACAACACCTCACCCAACTTCGGGCTGGGAGCCATGAGAAATGGGATGTGTAGAAGGGACATTGTCACTACCACGGCTAAAGTTGCGTGTTGTTCCGGAGAATGAGAGACAGGACTGAACACTGATCAGAAAGTAGGCAAAAACTGAAGGTAAATAAATATCAAGATTAGGCAAGGCATGGGGGGCTCgcaactataatcccagcactcgagagactgAGATAGGAGGACTCGTGTgaattcaagggtagcctgggctacaaagtttCAGGTCAATGTGGGCTAGAGTAAAACCATGCCTAAAACAAACTGAATAgggcctgggcatggtggcgcacgcctttaatcccagcacgcagtgagttcgaggccagcttggtctacagaaggagttccaggacagctaggactacacagtgaaaccctgtctctaaataaataaataaaatgaatgaataaataaaataagaaagcagtTACTGCATAAACTTGATAACCTGAATCCTGTCTGGAGCCCATGTGTGCTGGCTGCCATGGCCCTGGAGCCCACAGGAAAGGGCAAAGACAGCAGAACAcgtttgtaaccccagcactcctatCTGGtgatgggaggcagggacaagaaAATTAACATTGGTGGGGTGTGGCGgcccaagcctttaattccaacacttgagaggcagaggcatgtgtatctgagtttgagaccagcccggtctacagagtcaATCTCAGAACTGCAGGGAGTttgtagagaccctgtcttaaaaaaaaaaaaaagagagggagaaaaagcagAGTTCTTTTTACAGCCTTACTGAGCATGCAGTACAGAGGCAAGATGGACGGCAAGAACTAACCCCCAACATTTGTGCTGTCTTTCACACactaaagaagaaagcaaggtttaaaaataaataataataataaaggttgTATATGGTTTGGATGCTttatccagcactcaggaggcaaaggcaggtagatttttgtgagtttaaagcttgcctggtctacataaggagttccagggcagtcagtgctacatagtgaaatcttgtcttaaataaatacaaaataaattttaagtaaacaGGGCACTGAGAAAGCAGAGTCCAATGTGAAATCATATCTTCTAGCAAAGGCTCTTTCCTTAACATCCTATGGATTTATTTTACAGCCAAACCTATCTACCATCAAGAAAACCAGTGCTTGAAGCTGAGGGTGACCGTCGATGGCAAAATCAGTGAGTGTCAGGCCCTGTGGGTGCCTCCCTGCTGAGCATGAGCCTGGGATGGGGAGGAAGTTGCCTCCTTGCCTCTGTAGTGATACCTGATCTATTACCATTCTTGTCTTTCAGCTCATAGCCCTCATGCCCATGCCAATTCACAGGAGAAGAGAATTCTAGCAGGTAGGGCACTAGAGCCAAGTGGGCCTGGGTCACAGGAAGGGTTTGCTAATAGAAGCAGCTCCTTTGCCACCCAGGGGCTGGCTGGAAGGTGGTGCAAACAGCGGGGCCACTtaccttgtctctgccttctcaccTGCAGACGACCCAGAGGTTCAGGTCCTGCACAGCATCGGTTACAGTGCTGCCCCCCGACTCTTCCCACTGGTCTGGGCTGTGCTGCTCCTGCCGCTGCTGCTACTTCAGACTCAGTGAAGGTGGATGCTTCACCTGGCTTAAGGATTGGAACTGGGCCGCGGAGCAGGGAGAAGCACCCCAAAGCTCCAGCCCTGGGGATCACTCCCACTACATGCTCAAGCTGCCACCCCGAAGCCTCAGAAGGCTCAGGATTAAGGGTTTCAACCCAAAGGAGTTCAGCCAGCCtgactgtgccatccctgcctctacttcagagggatggagaaagaagaggaggaggcccTTTCCCTGCGATTTTTACCTTTAAGCCAAAGAAACAAGCTGTGCGGGCCTGGACCATTTAGAGGGCCCAGTGGGAGATGAGCTGGGGGCCTGAGGTCATGCAGTTAGACACTAAAGACGCCCTTCCAAGGAAACTCTGATGTCCAGATGAACTGACTGAAGGGAAAGCTTGAGACAGCTTCCTGCGTGGGAGCCAGGTACAGGAGAGGCTGCATGCTTGGGCTGACCCAGCATCTCTGCAAGATTTCCACCTGCTGAGCTGCCAGAGAGGTTTGTAGCCAGGCACCGACTGCATCCTCCCCGTCCTTCGGGCAGCATTCCCTGGAGCTGTGCCAACACAAGGACTATACTGAGAGTATAGCTGTAAGGGCAGTGCCCATGTGTACCGTCTGTGTAGAATGTAGCTAAAAGGGCAGGGCCCACATGTACAGTGTCTGTATATAAATGTGCTGCGTCTGCTCGTTTCTACAACTGGAGTCTTTTTTTTATACAGTGTTCTTGGATCATAATAAAgcaatgtttttggtttttttggacATGTTTTTCTGCCCCTGTATGTCGATTCATGATCACAGAGTCCCTACTGTGTGTTAGACTCTGCCACAGCAGGAGCCATGCAGGACACAATAGGGGCTCCTATGGTacacacctagaatcccagctACGCTCCAGGCTGAGGGCGGAAGATTGCAAACTTGAGATAAGCATGGGCAACtcagaccttgcctcaaaagcaaaaacaagggaCTGGGAATGCACCTCAAGAAGTGGTAGTGCTAGCGTAGTGTGTGTGAGCCCTGAGTTCGCTTCTTGGCAGCACAAAGCAGACGGAGCCAGGCACAGCGTGACGCAGGCGTGGCATGACGctagcctggaatcccagcacttagaaggttgAGTAAGAAAACTGTCAAAActtcgatgccagcctgggctacagtgtgagaccttgtctcacaaataacaaaataagtaaataaaagacaaaattagtAAATGActaggatggggggggggggtagataaAATACACAACTTGGTTTAACTTCTCTTTCTAAAAAGACATGCTTCTTACCAGGCCACAGGGTGTTTCCTCCTCTGAGGGCTCTGCAGAATTCCCTGTAGTCGTGCGCTGGATCCCCTCCGCACCCCGTTCTAAATGCTTTCCCCTCCTGGCCACTCTACCCCACTCGCCTCAGCCTCAAGCGCAGGGCTTTGGCTACCATACAGGTACTCACGCTGTCTGGGTGAGTCAGGAGCTAGATGCCAGCTGAAGCATGTGCGCAGCCCCACCAGCAGAGCCGCGTGGGCGGATGGGAGGGAAAGTTCCCAGTAGGGAGTATGTTGAACAGGGGGCCGCATAGGGTTGTCCATGGATGGGAAGGACATCTGAAGAAAGATGGCAATTCCTGGGATTTAGGGGACAGGCTAAAAGGATTTTAATGACCTCCAGGGGAAACTTTCTAAAGCTGAGTAACCGAGGTTCTGATTTGGAGCGCGCTGAAGACTGGGGGAGACTAAATCTGGTGTTTGCCTTCTAGCATACAAGGTCTTGTGGGAACAGACATTGAGGCTGGTGGTCATCAAAGAGTGAGCAGTGTGAGGAGGAGCCCGGTAGCGCGGTCCCTACTAAAACCATTAAGCGCCATCCGAAGGGGAAGCTCGGGAACCAATCCAGCCCTCCAGCGTGCAGCGCTGGTGTGCCAGAGGCCCCAGTTCCGGTGCCGTTCCGGCGAGGGCGGGTTCCGGCGCCGGTCCGCGGGGAGGGCGGGGCTTCGCAGTCCCCTGCTCTGGACCTAAACAGCTAGTGCACAGCGTTGGGCGAGGGAACCGACTCCGGTGGGATGGAGGCGGGCGGCGTGGCAGACTCGTTCCTTTCCGGTGCCTGCGTGCTATTCACCCTGGGCATGTTCTCCACTGGCCTGTGAGAGCGCGGGTGGACTGGGCTGGAGACAGGACCAGGATATCAGGAGAGGAAAGTGGTCAAGAGACGAGGCTACAATTATTGGCTGTGTCTGGAACCCAGAATGAAAGTGGAATAGGGCTGGATGATCTGGGGCGCTAGGGCGAGGCTGACCCGTCAGCCTGAGGGAGGAGATCTGCTTGTCGTTCAGGGTGGATGACAAGCACCGAGGACCCTTTCTTAACAATTCCCTTTGGGTCCCCTTCCAGCTCGGACCTCAGGCACATGCAGAGGACACGGAGCGTGGACAGCATCCAGTTCCTGCCTTTTCTCACCACGGATGTCAAGTGAGAATATTGGCTGTGatgggaaaggtggagggaggcGCAAGAGGTCCCTGGGGACCCCCCTGCCACATTCAGCCCCTTGGACCATAATCCCTCCCCTCACAGCAACCTGGGCTGGCTGAGTTATGGCGTCTTGAAGGGAGATGGGACCCTCATCATCGTCAATACCGTGGGTGCCGTGCTTCAGACTCTTTATATCCTGGCATACCTGCACTACAGTCCTCAGAAGGTAGAGGCCTACCCTCGCACCCACCTTTGCTCCACGCCCTGCCGTGTTAGCAGAGCAGACCGTTTCCTGGAAGACTAGTGGGATAGCATTACTTCCTTTTCTTAGAAGGCCCCTCTGGTTCTCCTTCCCAGGAAGCCTACAAAATGCACTCACAGCTACCCGCCCTCCTCTTGCTCAGAGGCTGGTGGCTTCTCTCGTGGTGtcagtgctggggagaggggactATATACTGTCTCTGGTCCCTTAGAGTTAGAGCCAGGGCCAGGGGCTAAGAACGGCCATTAGGTCTGCTTTCCCACTCAATCACAGAAACATTCATTTGTCTCCTACTGTATACATGAGGCTCACatgaaagggggagagagaaaaaaaaagatcaacttTCCCTTCCCTGGAGACCTCCAGTGTTGTGGCTGAGATTTCCTTCAAGTAACTGGTGCCAGAGACTGGCATGAAGCTGGGGTGAAAGCTGACTTCCCCTTTAGAGCATGGACCAAGACAGGACGAAGCAATCCCACCAGAGAAATCATGTTCTGGTGTAGCCTAAGTAAGCTGCTTCTCCTCCACAGCACACTGTGCTCCTGCAGACTGCGGCCCTGCTGGGGCTCCTTCTCCTGGGCTATGGCTACTTTTGGCTTCTGGTGCCAGACCTGGAGGCCCGGCTTCAGCAGTTAGGCCTCTTCTGCAGTGTCTTTACTATCAGCATGTACCTCTCGCCACTGGCTGACTTGGTGAGTGCGGTGGCcaagaggtggggagagaagggctAGGCTACCTTAGCCAGAGACTGGCTGATATtctaaaagggggggggggggcagtggtggcgcaggcctttaatcccagcactccggaggcagaggcaggcggatctctgtgagttcgaggccagcctggtctacaagagctagtgccaggacagcctccaaagctacagagaaaccctgtctcgaaaaactaaataaaaaaaataaaataaaataaagggggggaggggggaagacccAGCTCCTGGAAGGAGGCCAGGCAGTAGAGGTGGGTGCGCAGGGTGCAGGAGAGGGCTGGGTGAAAAAGCAGAGGGATTTGGGTCTTTTTTCCACGGAAATTTCTAGGCACGGGTTCAGGAATGGTAATGTGGACCTGAACCAGGAGTATTTCTGCCCTAGGCTAAGATCATTCAGACTAAATCAACCCAGCGGCTCTCCTTCTCACTCACCATTGCCACCCTCCTCTCTTCCACCTCCTGGTCCATCTATGGATTTCGCCTCAGAGACCCATACATCACGGTAAGATCCCAGGTGGGACAAGGAGTCTACGAGCCAACAGTCCCTGTCTTCATGGCAGCTCTGTGATTGCAGGTGCCCAACCTTCCCGGAGTCCTTACCAGCTTGATCCGCCTTGGGCTTTTCTGCAAGTATCCCCCAGAGCATGACAGGAAGTACCGCCTTCTGCAGACCTGACCACAGGCACCGTAGGGCCCACTTGTTACCAAAAAGAGCTCCTGTTTCTGCTGGTCCTCCTGACCAATTCCACGGATGCAATGGGTTGTGAGGAAAAAAGTTGATTTTGAAACTAGAGGGATCAAAGAAAGACCTTTACGTAGATTGGATGGGACCTATGGGATGAAATCGCATTTTAAGAgattatcttttctcattttggagGCTGAGGTGGTATCTTTAGACTGTGCCTTAAAATAAAGTGTTCCCCACCCCTGCCCGCAGGGTTTGTGCTTTCTGCaggattctcagccttcctgactcTATACAAGCTGAGTCTGTTGAGTCTGTGACTGGCCTCTGACAGAGCTAGAAGTCACAAAGACCTGGAAGTccgtttaaaaaggaaaaaacaaaaacttggaggttataaaaaaaatggaaattgggTATACATACAGCCTTATGTGggaagcctataatcccagcacttaaaggGTTGAGGCAGAGCCgggtggtcccagcactcaggaggtggaggcaggcagatctctcactttgaggctagcctggtctacagagttttggggcagccagggctacacagagaaactcgaACAAAACAAAGAGGTTGAGTCAGGAGGACTGCAAGGTTGAGGGCAGTCTGAGCAACACAAGTTGTAGGCCAAGTTGGGCTACTTAGTAAAACCATCCcaacagataaacaaaacaggtttgaggatgtagttcagttgagGGCTTACATGTTTGAAGTCCAGCAGGTTCAATCCCCAAACACGTAATCTAGTCATGAAACCTCTGCCTGTAATTAGGGATGTCAGGCAGAGGTAGAGAAAGGCATCCTCAGACATATGTCTGGGATACatggatacatgagaccctatttcaaaaagaaaagaaaaagatctgaGAAGGGGACAGAACACCACCAAAATGCAACGCTAAAGCCTGAGAAGGTGGCTCTCCTGCCTCCGCTTCTTGACTTCCGATATATAGAACCCTATTACCTAATCCCCAATACACAAGATACACAAGGCTAGAAACGAAAAACTGCACTTTAATGGGGAACGTGGAAGGATGTGCGGACGGAGTGGGTGACGGTGTCAGAAGCGTAGCCCCCTGCGGGCTAAATCCGCTCGGGCCTCCAGGATCTGGCTCTGCAGCTCTCGGGCGGCGTCCTCGCAGTCGTGAAAGGTGGCCACGCGATAGCCCACAGTGCCCAGGGCGTAGCAGCCAGCGGACAccagcaggtaggcaggcagtGGCCACAGGACTTCCTGGCAAGGGAAAGGTAGCTCCAGGCCCAGAGCTCCCATGGTCAGGGCAGCCCAGGCAGAGCCCAGGAGCGCCAGTCCCCAAAGCCACTGGGTTAACTTCGTCATGGTCGCTGCAAGGAGAGGAATCTAGGTTGAGGATCCTATCGACCATTGCCCGCTCTGCATCTGACAAGCATTCCCATTCACTGCCACCCTCTTCCACTTTCCACTCAGCCCGCCACCTAAGCGTACCTCTGGGCGTCGCGTGAAGGTCCGCATCAGCGTCCGGAAGTCCTCTTCTACTACCGCTCTTCCTCCGCGCTGCCTTCTGGGAACTGTAGTTCTCAGGACAGCGCCTGGGGAACTTCCGGGCGCGCTCAGGTCCGGGAAGGTAACAGAGCGCTCTTTCGGAAATTGCAGGTTAAATCCAGAGGCGTTTTTGCGCTGTTTTCCTGGGCACCCAGATCTGGACTGACTGGGACTTGTGGAAAGTTTGAGGATAGGCCAAATGTTGCAGTTCTCCAGCGCAGAGAGCACACTTATTTAACTATTAAATCATTCTTCCAACACTCCCACCAAACACTGAAGAtcaactctaccactgagccctttttattttgaaacaggattttacTAAGTAtttaggatgactttgaactccaaTTTGAGACCCTATCTGAAAGAAACAGGCTAGTCATGGTCGGAATGCCACATACCTGTGATTCCAGAGGAAcgcaacaaaagaagaaaggatcaCTGCAGGATAAGATAAAGAGTTGCCTTTAGAATTCCAATTTAAAccaaacaagggggggggggtgtttgatCTTGGGTACGTTTTGGTTTAACGTCTTTACGTGTGCATACGTGTGcatacgtgtgtctgtgtgagcacatGCTATATACATTCGGGTGCCTGCGGAGGCCAGGCGAGCC
The nucleotide sequence above comes from Microtus pennsylvanicus isolate mMicPen1 chromosome 7, mMicPen1.hap1, whole genome shotgun sequence. Encoded proteins:
- the Slc50a1 gene encoding sugar transporter SWEET1 isoform X1; translation: MEAGGVADSFLSGACVLFTLGMFSTGLSDLRHMQRTRSVDSIQFLPFLTTDVNNLGWLSYGVLKGDGTLIIVNTVGAVLQTLYILAYLHYSPQKHTVLLQTAALLGLLLLGYGYFWLLVPDLEARLQQLGLFCSVFTISMYLSPLADLAKIIQTKSTQRLSFSLTIATLLSSTSWSIYGFRLRDPYITVPNLPGVLTSLIRLGLFCKYPPEHDRKYRLLQT
- the Slc50a1 gene encoding sugar transporter SWEET1 isoform X2 gives rise to the protein MQRTRSVDSIQFLPFLTTDVNNLGWLSYGVLKGDGTLIIVNTVGAVLQTLYILAYLHYSPQKHTVLLQTAALLGLLLLGYGYFWLLVPDLEARLQQLGLFCSVFTISMYLSPLADLAKIIQTKSTQRLSFSLTIATLLSSTSWSIYGFRLRDPYITVPNLPGVLTSLIRLGLFCKYPPEHDRKYRLLQT
- the Dpm3 gene encoding dolichol-phosphate mannosyltransferase subunit 3, whose amino-acid sequence is MTKLTQWLWGLALLGSAWAALTMGALGLELPFPCQEVLWPLPAYLLVSAGCYALGTVGYRVATFHDCEDAARELQSQILEARADLARRGLRF
- the Efna1 gene encoding ephrin-A1, producing MEFLWAPLLGLCCSLAAADRHIVFWNSSNPKFREEDYTVHVRLNDYLDIICPHYEDDSVAEAAMERYTLYMVEQPEYAACQPQSKDQVRWKCNQPSAKHGPEKLSEKFQRFTPFTLGKEFKEGHSYYYISKPIYHQENQCLKLRVTVDGKITHSPHAHANSQEKRILADDPEVQVLHSIGYSAAPRLFPLVWAVLLLPLLLLQTQ